DNA sequence from the Juglans microcarpa x Juglans regia isolate MS1-56 chromosome 5S, Jm3101_v1.0, whole genome shotgun sequence genome:
GATTTGACCTTTTGCCCATTGAGGCCTGCTTAATAAcaagtctattttttttcagtGGTGCTGAAGATGTTGCTCTGATTGAGTATGCACACCTAACGGGTAGACCGTATAGAGTCTTCAGCCTGGACACTGGGAGGCTAAACCCAGAAACTTACCAATTCTTTGACCAAGTGGAGAAGCATTATGGCATCCGCATTGAATACATGTTTCCTGACGCTGTCGAAGTGCAGGCATTAGTAAGGAACAagggtttgttttctttttatgaggATGGGCACCAGGAGTGTTGCCGCGTGAGGAAGGTAAGGCCCCTGAGGAGGGCCCTTAAGGGGCTTCGTGCCTGGATCACAGGCCAACGAAAAGATCAATCTCCAGGTACTAGGTCTGAGATTCCAATTGTCCAAGTGGACCCAGTGTTTGAGGGGATGGATGGCGAGATTGGGAGCTTGGTAAAGTGGAATCCAGTGGCAAACGTTCAGGGTCAAGACATATGGAACTTTCTCCATACCATGAATGTGCCTGTGAATTCATTGCACTCACAAGGATACATCTCAATTGGTTGTGAGCCATGCACAAGGCCTGTCTTACCAGGGCAGCATGAGAGGGAGGGAAGATGGTGGTGGGAGGATGCCAAGGCTAAGGAGTGTGGCCTCCACAAAGGAAATATCAAGGAAGAAAACAGAGCTCAACTAAATGGTATTGAAAATGGAGCAGCCCATGCAAAGGGAACTGCCACGGTTCCTGACATTTTCAACAGCCAGAATCTGGTTAACTTGAGCAGAAATGGGATAGAGAATTTGGCAAGATTGGAGAAACGGAAAGAACCATGGATTGTTGTGCTCTATGCACCATGGTGCCCCTTCTGCCAGGTAAATAATTTCACAGAAATTTCTGAATTTGCTGTTTCCTACGTTTTCTGAATTATTCTGATCATCGGATTTTGTGTGGATTGTGAACAGGCAATGGAAGCCTCATACGTTGAGTTGGCTGAGAAATTAGCAGGGACGGGTGTTAAGGTGGGAAAGTTCAGGGCAGACGGGGAGCATAAGGAGTATGCCCAGCGAGAACTGCAACTAGGCAGCTTCCCCACAATACTTTGCTTCCCCAAAGGCTCTTGTCGGCCAATAAAGTATCCTTCCGAGAAGAGGGATGTTG
Encoded proteins:
- the LOC121268249 gene encoding 5'-adenylylsulfate reductase 3, chloroplastic-like, with translation MALAFASSSSSASTAVSGSSFPFSSSSSELKAPQIGSFRLVDRDRTHALSRAVNFSQRRCSVKPVNAEPKRNDSIVPLAATIAASEVVEKVEVEDYERLAKELENASPLEIIDKALEKFGNDIAIAFSGAEDVALIEYAHLTGRPYRVFSLDTGRLNPETYQFFDQVEKHYGIRIEYMFPDAVEVQALVRNKGLFSFYEDGHQECCRVRKVRPLRRALKGLRAWITGQRKDQSPGTRSEIPIVQVDPVFEGMDGEIGSLVKWNPVANVQGQDIWNFLHTMNVPVNSLHSQGYISIGCEPCTRPVLPGQHEREGRWWWEDAKAKECGLHKGNIKEENRAQLNGIENGAAHAKGTATVPDIFNSQNLVNLSRNGIENLARLEKRKEPWIVVLYAPWCPFCQAMEASYVELAEKLAGTGVKVGKFRADGEHKEYAQRELQLGSFPTILCFPKGSCRPIKYPSEKRDVESLMAFVNALR